Within Populus trichocarpa isolate Nisqually-1 chromosome 6, P.trichocarpa_v4.1, whole genome shotgun sequence, the genomic segment GCAGCGTTTGACCAGTGTTAGACTGGCGTTGGCGACAATTATTGAACTTAGGAACTACATTTATCTACCAAGAACtcttgaattttgaattatttcttattctttccaCGTCATCCCAAGTTACATGTattttattcataataaaaacatgtttgttttctagtttttttatttattgtttttgtgttttcgtATAGTTTTgaattactaattttaaaaataatttttaaaaataaaaaatatatttttaattaaaaaaaacactttaaaaaacaaccactacttGAAATATCAAACACCTCCGGGATAAAAATACTCTATATAATAATACAGGTAGAGAAGTGTTATTGATCATGATTAATCCActgtaatcaaataaaatataattaaaggaTCACCTTGCCAGctcattaattatcttattaacCACGTCCTTGTTAATGTTTTCATGAGTTTACTGCTTCGAGTTTGAAAAGGTATGAACTCGCTATAGCTTCCGCCCGCTATAatatacattattattattattattattattattattattatttacaaggACGTAAAGGCATGGGACCTTCTCTTTTCTGGGTTGAAATATATGGCATTAAAGCTTGGGGACCTCTAACTACTCGGATAGTACAAAAATTTATAGGAGACAGCTAGCAGGGATTGAACTTTTATCATCGAAAGACAGTTGTTTAATTAAAGGttaatttgaataatttaatttggataaaatcttaaattaaattataataaatattgatcCAGTAAAATCATGTTGATATAACTAAGTTTTGATAACTTCATTTACTTATTTAAATCTAATCGAGACAATTTAAAGAattaacaagataaaataagatcattttaacaagaataattaattaaggataCTTCATGACACTGTCGTCtataattaaggaaaaaactAGGTGTTTGCATGGTAATACagtgaattctttttttaaaagtatttttttaattaaaaatacattaaaataaccattaaaaacaacaagctttttaaaaatattagtttaatatcttttaaatataaaataacttaaaagtaactttaaaaaataaaaaaactattacagcCACCGATAAATCACAACCgcgtagattaaaaaaaataaaataaaaaaaatctatgttccCAAGATATTAATTAGAGGGACGTCATTTCCATTAGCTGTCAGGTCCCCTACCTAAAGCCAAGTCAATTTCGGTAGCACGCCTGCATATTTTCCTAACAACTCTAAAGCATCCATTGTTTTTGCCCAGCTAGCTCGCTACATGCACTTCTAAATTCTAGCAATTCTTTCCACTATATATAGCCTTAACATTTACATGCAAAATCGTTCAACTATTACCTTGTCCTGTCTTTCTTAAGCTTGTCCCTTTTTCCTTCAACAAATCATGACTTTCTCTcctatgtttacttgttttactgtaataagttttttatttatggcagcTGCCATGGCTGCTGGTAACTTCAACCAGCAATTTGACACTACATGGGGTGATGGCCGTGCTAAAGTCCTTCAAAATGGCCAACTTCTTACACTCTCTCTTGACAAAACCTCTGGTTCAGGGTTTAAGTCCAAGAACCAATACTTGTTTGGGAAAATCGACATGCAACTAAAGTTGGTACCTGGAAACTCTGCCGGAACTGTCACCGCTTActatgtgggtttttttttttttaatctttcttcgtgtgtgtttgtgtgtgtgtgtgtgtgttgttaTGAAGAAGACGTTCGAATCTAAGATTTCTTGGAGAGAAGGATAAATTAACTATTGTTAACTTTGTTTCATGTTTGTGGATGGTGCAGCTATCTTCTTTGGGATCAGCGCATGATGAAATAGATTTTGAGTTCCTTGGTAACCTTAGTGGAGACCCTTATATTCTTCACACCAACGTCTTCActcaaggaaaaggaaacagaGAGCAGCAATTCTATCTTTGGTTCGACCCCACCAAAGATTTCCACACCTATTCCGTTCTTTGGAATCCTCTTAGCATCATGTAAGCCCCCAAAAAACatttacgaaaaaaaaaaaaaagtttttattagtTGGTACAGTGAAATTATAGCTAGATTTA encodes:
- the LOC7485485 gene encoding probable xyloglucan endotransglucosylase/hydrolase protein 23 yields the protein MTFSPMFTCFTVISFLFMAAAMAAGNFNQQFDTTWGDGRAKVLQNGQLLTLSLDKTSGSGFKSKNQYLFGKIDMQLKLVPGNSAGTVTAYYLSSLGSAHDEIDFEFLGNLSGDPYILHTNVFTQGKGNREQQFYLWFDPTKDFHTYSVLWNPLSIIFSVDGTPIREFKNMESKGIPYPKSQPMWIYSSLWNADDWATRGGLIKTDWSQAPFTASYRNFNAQACTWTSGSSSCSSSGSSSNSWLSQSLGSTGQGRIKWVQKNYMIYNYCTDTKRFPQGPPPECSVA